The Mercurialis annua linkage group LG8, ddMerAnnu1.2, whole genome shotgun sequence genome window below encodes:
- the LOC126660463 gene encoding LOW QUALITY PROTEIN: ricin-like (The sequence of the model RefSeq protein was modified relative to this genomic sequence to represent the inferred CDS: inserted 1 base in 1 codon): protein MKENAVRWICFTVATWLCFCSILASPSSEFEDNLLKEYPTIRVSTTNMTWKSYRAFIEEIRGHLAAVNDIRHGIPVLPTTADVPVRQRYVLIELTNSAELTVTLAMDVTNAYLVGYRAGNHAYFLRTDNPNDEEAITHLFTNVPARQTLNMGGNYDRLEQVAHATREHINLGLHPLEDAISTFHHYTTGSYATLANSFIVVIQMIAEASRFRYIQGAMQTRIRVNTPTPPDPAMLSLENNWNLLSQRIQESNQGVFTRPVELQRPDNNNFVVDNVAHTIIGNIALMVFFCAQRQSISHPFIRLVVPNPNDDICVDPEPTVHITGANGLCVDVRDADYHDGNAIQLWPCKPSPHTNQLWTIKKDGTIRSNGKCLAAYGYKPGQYVMIYECSDAAKDSIVWNIWDNGAIVNPKSGXGAIPSNNTKPFIASIVGFNDLCLQAFDMNVSLASCSNMEDQKWAIYGDGSIRLQKNLQNCLHGAPNAAPVTLRSCNATSINQRWVFKNDQTIWNLNYGLVMDVKQSDPSLKQIILWPFHGLANQLWYLR, encoded by the exons ATGAAAGAAAATGCAGTGCGATGGATCTGCTTCACGGTGGCCACATGGCTGTGCTTCTGTTCAATCTTGGCGTCGCCGTCATCGGAGTTTGAGGATAATTTGCTCAAAGAATACCCAACCATAAGAGTTTCTACAACAAATATGACTTGGAAAAGTTACAGGGCGTTTATCGAAGAAATACGCGGTCATTTGGCAGCTGTGAATGATATCAGACATGGAATACCAGTATTGCCAACTACAGCTGATGTTCCTGTAAGGCAAAGGTAtgtattaattgaattaacaaaTAGCGCTGAGCTTACTGTAACGTTAGCAATGGACGTCACCAACGCATATTTGGTCGGTTATCGTGCTGGAAATCACGCGTATTTCCTGCGAACGGATAATCCGAACGATGAAGAGGCGATTACTCATCTTTTCACAAACGTTCCGGCTCGGCAAACACTTAATATGGGTGGTAATTATGACAGACTCGAACAAGTTGCACATGCAACTCGAGAACATATCAACTTGGGACTCCATCCACTAGAAGACGCTATTTCTACATTCCATCATTATACGACTGGGAGTTACGCTACCCTGGCTAATTCCTTCATAGTCGTTATCCAGATGATTGCAGAGGCATCAAGATTCCGTTATATCCAGGGCGCAATGCAAACAAGGATACGAGTAAATACGCCAACTCCGCCGGATCCTGCCATGCTTAGTTTGGAGAACAATTGGAACCTACTCTCACAACGAATCCAGGAATCTAACCAGGGGGTTTTCACCAGACCAGTGGAACTGCAAAGGCCAGATAATAACAATTTTGTCGTCGACAATGTAGCACATACAATAATCGGAAACATAGCACTGATGGTATTTTTCTGCGCACAACGACAATCCATCTCTCATCCGTTTATAAGGCTTGTTGTGCCAAATCCAAACGATGATATTTGTGTAGATCCTGAGCCAACAGTGCATATTACGGGTGCGAATGGTCTATGTGTTGATGTGAGAGATGCAGATTACCACGATGGCAACGCAATACAGTTATGGCCCTGTAAACCTAGTCCACATACAAACCAACTCTGGACCATTAAAAAAGATGGTACGATTCGATCAAATGGAAAATGCTTGGCCGCTTATGGGTACAAACCAGGTCAGTATGTGATGATATATGAATGCTCCGATGCTGCGAAGGATTCCATCGTTTGGAATATTTGGGACAATGGAGCAATTGTAAACCCTAAATCTG GTGGAGCAATTCCAAGTAACAACACAAAGCCATTTATAGCATCGATTGTCGGGTTTAATGATCTTTGCTTGCAGGCATTTGATATGAATGTGTCGTTGGCGAGTTGCTCGAATATGGAGGATCAAAAATGGGCTATTTATGGTGATGGTTCGATACGGCTTCAGAAGAACCTTCAGAACTGCTTACATGGGGCTCCTAATGCTGCACCTGTAACGCTTCGCTCTTGCAACGCTACATCTATAAACCAGCGGTGGGTGTTTAAGAATGATCAGACGATTTGGAATCTGAACTATGGATTGGTGATGGATGTTAAACAGTCTGATCCAAGTCTTAAGCAAATAATTCTCTGGCCTTTCCATGGACTAGCTAACCAATTGTGGTATTTGCGTTGA
- the LOC126660462 gene encoding ABC transporter G family member 28-like produces the protein MSLKRIKILTFWPVLIKFIIVFSLVNFVECQDVGDYNEVDNPAVLPLITQIVYSRLSNLTTIISRDISNRSSFCVKDSDADWNRAFNYSSNLDFLASCIQKTKGDITRRICTAAEMKFYFNSFFDSSTTDNYLKPNKNCNLTSWVNGCEPGWACSSGQDQPVDLENSRVIPSRTLNCHSCCEGFFCPHGLTCMIPCPLGSYCPLAKLNKTTGVCQPYHYQLPPGQPNHTCGGANVWSDINSGSEIFCSEGSFCPTTVQKNNCSSGHYCRTGSTSETNCFKLTSCKANSSSQNIHAYGILLIAALTTVLIIIYNCFDQVHTTRERRLAKSREAAARSARETAKARQRWKNAKDSAKKHASGLQAHLSHTFSRKKLDKHPEKLRILNEDKAETEDDLYPPTHSSTFSTSQPLSAPSQGKKREPGDLMQMMHEIERDPDGYEGINLEISNPNAAGNTPNRKEMTTHSQIFKYAYAQLEREKAMEQQQKDLTFSGVIKMATDNGIKRRPLIEISFKDLSLTLKSKNKHLLRCVTGKIKPGRVTTVMGPSGAGKTTFLSALAGRTIGCNLSGVVLINGKNESIRSYKKIIGFVPQDDIVHGNLTVEENLWFSAHCRLSADLPKPDKVLVVERVIESLGLQTVRDSLVGTVEKRGISGGQRKRVNVGLEMVMEPSLLILDEPTSGLDSASSQLLLRALRREALEGVNICMVVHQPSYTLFKMFDDLILLAKGGLTVYHGPVKKVEDYFAGLGINVPERVNPPDHYIDILEGIVMPSASSGVNYKELPVRWMLHNGYTVPHDMQHYVARLEGLVNENPAHEPNFGDGKEEQSFAGELWQDMKSHVELHGDHIRHNFLKSRDLSNRRTPGVYQQYRYFLGRVVKQRLREAKMQAIDYLILLLAGACLGSLAKVNDNNFGAAGYTYTIIAVSLLCKIAALRSLSLDKLQYWRECSSGMSSLAYFLAKDTIDHFNTVIKPAVYLSMFYSFTNPRSSFTDNYVVLLCLIYCVTGIAYALAIFFEPGPAQLWSVLLPVVLTLIATRPKDSRTMKNLANLGYPQWALEALVIANAERYYGVWLITRCGSLLKNGYNLHHWGLCIGVLMLIGIITRFIAFFGMVTLKKK, from the exons atgagtttaaagaGGATAAAAATCCTTACTTTTTGGCCagttctaataaaatttatcattgtTTTTAGTTTGGTAAATTTTGTGGAGTGTCAAGATGTGGGTGACTATAATGAAGTTGATAATCCTGCTGTTTTACCTTTAATTACTCAGATTGTTTATAGCAGGCTTTCTAATTTGACCACAATTATCAGTAGAGATATTAGCAATCGGTCTAGCTTCTGTGTTAAAGACTC gGATGCTGATTGGAACCGAGCATTCAATTATTCTTCCAATTTGGATTTCTTGGCTTCTTGCATTCAGAAAACTAAAG GAGACATCACACGGCGGATATGTACAGCAGCCGAAATGAAATTCTACTTTAATAGTTTCTTTGATTCATCAACAACTGACAATTATTTGAAACCTAACAAGAACTGTAATTTAACTTCATGGGTCAATGGCTGTGAGCCGGGATGGGCTTGCAGTAGTGGACAAGATCAGCCAGTTGACCTTGAAAATTCACGGGTCATTCCTTCAAGAACTCTCAACTGCCATAGCTGTTGTGAGGGCTTCTTCTGTCCTCATGGTCTTACATGCATGATAC CTTGCCCTTTAGGTTCCTATTGCCCACTTGCAAAGCTCAATAAGACTACTGGTGTGTGTCAACC ATATCATTATCAGCTACCTCCGGGGCAGCCAAATCATACATGTGGAGGAGCAAATGTTTGGTCTGATATTAATAGCGGTAGTGAGATTTTCTGTTCAGAAGGCTCATTCTGTCCAACAACAGTCCAGAAAAATAATTGCAGTAGTGG GCATTATTGTAGAACAGGCTCTACATCTGAAACAA ATTGCTTCAAATTGACTTCATGCAAAGCCAACTCTTCAAGTCAAAATATTCATGCATATGGAATTTTGCTCATT GCTGCACTAACTACTGTGCTAATTATTATTTACAACTGCTTCGACCAAGTTCATACCACTCGAGAGAGGAGACTAGCCAAATCCAGGGAAGCAGCAGCAAGAAGTGCAAGGGAAACAGCAAAAGCCCGACAGAGGTGGAAGAATGCAAAAGATTCAGCTAAAAAACATGCAAGTGGATTGCAAGCTCATCTCTCTCATACTTTTTCTCGTAAGAAATTGGACAAGCATCCGGAAAAACTTAGGATTTTGAATGAAGATAAAGCTGAAACAGAAGATGATTTATATCCACCTACACACTCAAGTACTTTCTCTACATCTCAGCCATTATCTGCACCATCTCAAGGGAAGAAAAGGGAACCTGGTGACCTCATGCAGATGATGCACGAAATTGAACGTGATCCCGATGGTTATGAGGGTATTAATCTTGAAATTTCAAATCCAAATGCTGCGGGAAACACGCCCAACAGAAAAGAAATGACTACTCATAGCCAGATTTTTAAGTATGCATATGCTCAACTTGAGAGAGAGAAAGCTATGGAGCAACAGCAAAAGGATCTTACCTTCTCAGGAGTAATTAAGATGGCTACCGATAATGGAATCAAGAGAAGGCCTTTAATTGAAATTTCATTCAAAGATCTAAGCCTTACATTGAAATCCAAAAACAAGCATTTATTGAGGTGCGTAACAGGAAAAATAAAGCCTGGCCGTGTTACTACTGTCATGGGTCCATCAGGAGCTGGAAAGACAACCTTTCTTTCAGCTCTTGCTGGGAGAACAATTGGATGCAACTTGAGCGGGGTGGTTCTTATAAATGGGAAAAATGAGTCTATCCGCtcctataaaaaaatcattggtTTTGTTCCACAAGATGATATCGTCCATGGAAACTTAACGGTGGAAGAGAATCTTTGGTTCAGTGCTCATTGTAG ACTATCTGCTGACTTGCCCAAACCGGATAAAGTTTTGGTTGTTGAAAGAGTTATCGAGTCTTTGGGGCTGCAAACAGTACGAGATTCCTTGGTTGGAACGGTTGAGAAGCGAGGAATTTCAGGAGGACAGAGGAAGCGAGTAAATGTGGGGTTAGAAATGGTAATGGAACCTTCACTTTTGATCTTAGACGAGCCCACCTCTGGTCTGGATAGTGCATCCTCTCAGCTTTTGCTTAGAGCCCTCAGGCGTGAAGCTCTTGAAGGTGTGAACATCTGCATGGTCGTCCACCAACCAAG CTACACCTTGTTCAAAATGTTTGATGACTTAATACTGCTGGCAAAAGGTGGCCTTACTGTTTATCATGGTCCTGTAAAGAAAGTTGAAGATTACTTTGCTGGCCTTGGGATTAATGTGCCAGAGCGTGTTAATCCTCCGGACCATTATATTGATATTTTGGAGGGAATAGTGATGCCAAGTGCGAGTTCAGGTGTGAATTACAAAGAGCTTCCGGTCAGATGGATGCTGCACAATGGGTACACGGTACCCCATGATATGCAGCACTACGTTGCTAGGCTTGAAGGCCTTGTAAATGAAAATCCAGCACATGAACCAAATTTTGGTGATGGAAAGGAGGAACAATCTTTTGCTGGAGAATTATGGCAAGATATGAAGAGTCATGTAGAGTTACATGGAGATCACATACGTCATAATTTCTTGAAATCTAGGGATTTATCAAACCGGAGAACTCCAGGTGTTTACCAGCAATATAGATACTTCCTTGGAAG GGTAGTTAAGCAGAGACTACGGGAAGCTAAAATGCAAGcaattgattatttgattttattgctTGCTGGAGCCTGCCTAGGATCACTAGCCAAAGTGAATGATAATAATTTTGGTGCTGCTGGTTATACATATACCATCATTGCAGTTT CTCTGCTTTGCAAAATAGCGGCTTTGAGATCGCTTTCTCTCGATAAGTTGCAATACTGGAGGGAGTGTTCGTCTGGTATGAGTAGCTTGGCTTACTTTCTTGCCAAAGATACAATTGACCATTTTAATACAGTAATTAAACCAGCAGTCTATCTTTCTATGTTCTATTCGTTCACCAACCCGAGATCTTCCTTTACGGATAATTACGTTGTTCTTCTATGCCTTATATACTGCGTGACTGGTATAGCCTATGCATTGGCCATCTTTTTTGAACCAGGTCCGGCCCAGCTG TGGTCAGTTCTTCTTCCAGTTGTTTTAACTCTCATTGCAACGCGGCCAAAAGATAGTAGAACGATGAAGAATTTAGCTAACTTAGGTTATCCTCAATGGGCTCTGGAAGCACTTGTCATTGCAAATGCTGAGAG GTACTACGGAGTGTGGTTAATTACTCGTTGTGGTTCGCTTCTGAAAAATGGATATAATCTTCATCACTGGGGTCTATGTATAGGCGTCCTCATGTTAATCGGTATCATTACGCGTTTCATTGCATTCTTTGGTATGGTAACATTGAAAAAGAAGTGA